In the Mytilus trossulus isolate FHL-02 chromosome 1, PNRI_Mtr1.1.1.hap1, whole genome shotgun sequence genome, one interval contains:
- the LOC134710726 gene encoding uncharacterized protein LOC134710726 isoform X1, whose amino-acid sequence MNTIIVVLLFCILDCAFSCTNCPEHQSQNVTSDLCRKNEDGQYNTNVFQGTILEVKEMIPNPDSIMEQLDAMQLYYIYIIKITEVYKAIGELKENLQIQLKTSNDCVPDKLDVGTSYLLAANTDLIIGRCNIVKPSESTSSEDVKLLQGDNICS is encoded by the exons ATGAATACAATTATTgtagttttattgttttgcattttggATTGCGCATTCAGTTGTACAAATTGTCCGGAGCACCAAAGTCAAAATGTGACAAGTGACCTATGTCGCAAAAATGAAGATGGTCAGTACAACACGAATG TATTTCAGGGTACAATACTAGAAGTAAAAGAAATGATTCCCAATCCAGATAGTATTATGGAACAGCTTGACGCCAtgcaattgtattatatatatattattaaaatcacAGAAGTCTACAAG gcGATTGgggaattaaaagaaaatctacAGATACAGCTAAAAACATCTAACGATTGTGTCCCGGACAAACTGGACGTTGGTACATCATATCTTTTGGCAG CAAACACTGATTTGATAATCGGAAGATGTAACATAGTTAAACCGTCTGAAAGTACAAGTTCAGAAGACGTGAAGTTGCTGCAAGGAGATAATATTTGTTCTTAA
- the LOC134710726 gene encoding uncharacterized protein LOC134710726 isoform X2, protein MKMVSTTRMGTILEVKEMIPNPDSIMEQLDAMQLYYIYIIKITEVYKAIGELKENLQIQLKTSNDCVPDKLDVGTSYLLAANTDLIIGRCNIVKPSESTSSEDVKLLQGDNICS, encoded by the exons ATGAAGATGGTCAGTACAACACGAATG GGTACAATACTAGAAGTAAAAGAAATGATTCCCAATCCAGATAGTATTATGGAACAGCTTGACGCCAtgcaattgtattatatatatattattaaaatcacAGAAGTCTACAAG gcGATTGgggaattaaaagaaaatctacAGATACAGCTAAAAACATCTAACGATTGTGTCCCGGACAAACTGGACGTTGGTACATCATATCTTTTGGCAG CAAACACTGATTTGATAATCGGAAGATGTAACATAGTTAAACCGTCTGAAAGTACAAGTTCAGAAGACGTGAAGTTGCTGCAAGGAGATAATATTTGTTCTTAA